A single region of the Kineosporiaceae bacterium SCSIO 59966 genome encodes:
- a CDS encoding EAL domain-containing protein, which translates to MAIEPDRPGTRETSATTIRLTLRYVQDRRGPQGVAEVLRRAGLPDDLAVRADDAGWFGYDERIRLFEAATAVVGDPRTMFHVGATALEHGISPGLVLLLRSLGSPQEVYRQLPRVLPKLTTTSVMETPRPAQDRVTVTSGLRPGYRPSRLNCLFAEGLLAAVPAVFGLPRARVEHHDCQADGAGACVYEVRWQPWSRLPWRRRRYAERAAEQELDALRRQLTALQSTAADLVGDEDLPTTLRRITERAASAVLAPAHVLALYPHGHERPTVQSAGLSPEQAEEVAARLLAGDDLGPGAVVVDVASTRHRHGRLAALYPEGHRGLEDEGQVLAAYARHAAAALDLVTALDASRREGSRAAALLDLARRLAAARELEEVADVVVQAMPRITGAQKAAVLLWSAEAGALQGIASYGLDADEERALFDTVLPAGDTPELVDMLTNQQPVLLRVSQTTPVLTRLLQETGTGTVVVAPLVVHDELLGVITSAWAEEGALVDPAETTARLTAVSDQAATALQNAQLLGTVRHQAAHDTLTGLANRELFTRRMETALLTADPARRTAVLFCDLDGFKRINDRFGHAAGDEVLRQVAARLAGCLRPSDLLGRLSGDEFAVLLTDLVDDESAVAVAHRLVESFGPGFRVDGSDVAVTCSVGVAVHEGTGGRGDLLLHSADAAMQEAKRRGRNQVGLASATQLVHPGTGGLEAEIARAAAEGQLILHVQPIIGLHEGMPLLGVEALMRWRHPRLGELLPGAFLPVAEEVGLVADLDMWAIDEACRTLAAWDPGGPTPAYVAVNLSAASLVDDRLLPTVRASLTRHGLRPERLHVEVVESRSLFDLARVQGRLVELRRLGVRVALDDFGTGYSTLAWLQRLPVDQLKIDRSFVRALGGDGDEARDAEKLVRGVLALAEEMRLDVIAEGVETSEQLAALQVAGCPGVQGYLLGRPAPAPDRRSDLDPAPDPTPR; encoded by the coding sequence GTGGCGATCGAACCGGACCGGCCCGGGACGAGAGAGACGTCGGCGACGACGATCCGTCTCACCCTGCGCTACGTGCAGGACCGTCGCGGCCCGCAAGGGGTCGCCGAGGTGCTGCGTCGCGCCGGGCTCCCGGACGACCTCGCCGTGCGGGCGGACGACGCCGGCTGGTTCGGCTACGACGAACGGATCCGGCTGTTCGAGGCGGCGACCGCGGTCGTCGGGGACCCGCGGACCATGTTCCACGTCGGGGCCACCGCCCTCGAGCACGGCATCAGCCCCGGGCTCGTGCTGCTGCTGCGCTCGCTCGGCTCCCCGCAGGAGGTGTACCGGCAGCTGCCACGGGTGCTGCCGAAGCTCACCACGACGTCGGTGATGGAGACCCCGCGACCGGCGCAGGACCGCGTCACCGTGACCTCCGGGCTGCGGCCCGGGTACCGGCCCTCCCGGCTCAACTGCCTGTTCGCCGAGGGGCTCCTGGCCGCGGTCCCGGCGGTGTTCGGGCTGCCCCGGGCCCGGGTCGAGCACCATGACTGCCAGGCGGACGGAGCGGGTGCCTGCGTCTACGAGGTGCGCTGGCAGCCGTGGTCCCGGTTGCCGTGGCGCCGCCGCCGGTACGCCGAACGGGCCGCCGAGCAGGAGCTCGACGCACTGCGCAGGCAGCTGACCGCGCTCCAGTCCACCGCGGCCGACCTCGTCGGCGACGAGGACCTGCCGACGACCCTGCGCCGGATCACCGAGCGGGCGGCCTCCGCCGTGCTGGCCCCCGCTCACGTGCTGGCCCTGTACCCGCACGGCCACGAGCGGCCGACGGTGCAGTCGGCGGGGCTGAGTCCCGAGCAGGCGGAGGAGGTGGCGGCCCGGCTGCTCGCCGGGGACGACCTGGGACCAGGGGCCGTCGTCGTCGACGTCGCCTCGACCCGCCACCGGCACGGCCGGCTGGCCGCCCTGTACCCCGAGGGGCACCGCGGTCTGGAGGACGAGGGACAGGTGCTCGCCGCGTACGCCCGGCACGCCGCGGCGGCGCTCGACCTGGTCACCGCCCTGGACGCCAGCCGGCGAGAGGGCAGCCGGGCCGCCGCCCTGCTCGACCTCGCTCGCCGGCTCGCCGCTGCCCGTGAGCTCGAGGAGGTCGCCGACGTCGTCGTCCAGGCGATGCCCCGCATCACCGGCGCGCAGAAGGCCGCGGTACTGCTGTGGTCGGCCGAGGCTGGAGCGCTGCAGGGCATCGCGTCCTACGGACTGGACGCCGATGAGGAGCGGGCGCTGTTCGACACCGTGCTCCCCGCCGGTGACACCCCGGAGCTCGTCGACATGCTCACCAACCAGCAACCAGTGCTGCTGCGGGTGTCACAGACGACCCCGGTGCTGACCCGCCTGCTGCAGGAAACCGGCACCGGCACCGTCGTGGTCGCCCCGCTGGTCGTCCACGACGAGCTGCTCGGCGTGATCACGTCGGCCTGGGCCGAGGAGGGCGCCCTGGTCGATCCTGCCGAGACCACGGCCCGGCTCACCGCGGTCTCCGACCAGGCCGCCACTGCGCTGCAGAACGCCCAGCTGCTCGGCACGGTGCGCCACCAGGCCGCGCACGACACGCTGACCGGGCTGGCGAACCGCGAGCTGTTCACCCGCCGGATGGAGACCGCCCTGCTCACCGCGGACCCGGCCCGCAGGACCGCCGTACTGTTCTGCGACCTCGACGGGTTCAAGCGGATCAACGACCGGTTCGGTCACGCCGCCGGCGACGAGGTCCTGCGCCAGGTCGCCGCCCGGCTCGCTGGCTGCCTGCGGCCCTCGGACCTGCTCGGCCGGCTCAGCGGCGACGAGTTCGCCGTCCTGCTCACCGACCTGGTCGACGACGAGTCCGCCGTCGCGGTCGCTCACCGGCTCGTCGAGTCGTTCGGGCCCGGGTTCCGGGTCGATGGCAGCGACGTGGCGGTGACGTGCAGCGTCGGCGTGGCCGTCCACGAGGGCACCGGCGGACGGGGGGACCTGCTGCTGCACTCCGCCGACGCCGCGATGCAGGAGGCCAAGCGCCGGGGCCGCAACCAGGTCGGCCTGGCCAGCGCCACCCAGCTCGTGCACCCCGGCACCGGCGGGCTCGAGGCGGAAATCGCCCGCGCCGCCGCCGAGGGACAGCTGATCCTGCACGTGCAGCCCATCATCGGGCTCCACGAGGGGATGCCCCTGCTGGGCGTGGAGGCGCTGATGCGCTGGCGGCACCCCCGGCTCGGGGAGCTCCTCCCAGGAGCGTTCCTGCCGGTCGCCGAGGAGGTCGGCCTGGTCGCCGACCTCGACATGTGGGCCATCGACGAGGCGTGCCGGACACTCGCCGCCTGGGACCCCGGGGGCCCGACGCCCGCGTACGTCGCCGTCAACCTCAGCGCGGCGTCCCTGGTCGACGACCGGCTGCTCCCGACCGTCCGGGCGTCCCTGACCCGGCACGGACTGCGCCCCGAGCGGCTGCACGTCGAGGTGGTCGAGAGCCGGTCGCTGTTCGACCTGGCCCGCGTCCAGGGCCGGCTCGTCGAGCTCCGCCGTCTCGGCGTCCGCGTGGCCCTCGACGACTTCGGCACCGGCTACTCGACCCTGGCCTGGCTGCAGCGGCTGCCGGTGGACCAGCTGAAGATCGACCGCTCGTTCGTCCGCGCGCTCGGCGGAGACGGCGACGAGGCCCGGGACGCCGAGAAGCTCGTCCGCGGGGTCCTGGCACTGGCCGAGGAGATGCGGCTCGACGTCATCGCCGAGGGCGTGGAGACGTCCGAGCAGCTCGCCGCCCTTCAGGTCGCCGGGTGCCCGGGCGTGCAGGGCTACCTGCTCGGCCGGCCCGCCCCGGCACCGGACCGCCGCTCAGACCTCGACCCAGCCCCCGACCCCACCCCTCGGTAA
- the def gene encoding peptide deformylase: MAIKDIRLFGDPVLRTPAAPVTDFDKELRTLVKDLEETMLDAPGAGLAAPQIGVLLRVFTYYVDGELGHLVNPDLDLSEEMQDGEEGCLSFPGIYADTPRALRVVAKGWNMHGEPVTIEGSELKARAIQHETDHLDGILFIDRMDRAQRKLAMKAIREAQWAGEPVPQVRVSPHSTFGRAL, translated from the coding sequence GTGGCTATCAAGGACATCCGCTTGTTCGGCGACCCCGTGCTGCGTACCCCCGCGGCACCGGTGACGGACTTCGACAAGGAGCTGCGCACCCTGGTCAAGGATCTCGAGGAGACGATGCTCGACGCTCCGGGCGCCGGTCTCGCCGCGCCGCAGATCGGGGTGCTGCTGCGGGTGTTCACGTACTACGTCGACGGCGAGCTCGGCCACCTGGTCAACCCCGACCTCGACCTGTCCGAGGAGATGCAGGACGGCGAGGAGGGCTGTCTGTCCTTCCCCGGCATCTACGCCGACACCCCGCGCGCGCTGCGCGTCGTCGCCAAGGGCTGGAACATGCACGGCGAGCCGGTGACGATCGAGGGCAGCGAGCTCAAGGCCCGGGCCATCCAGCACGAGACCGACCACCTCGACGGGATCCTGTTCATCGACCGGATGGACCGTGCCCAGCGCAAGCTCGCGATGAAGGCGATCCGCGAGGCCCAGTGGGCGGGGGAGCCCGTGCCGCAGGTCCGGGTCAGTCCGCACTCGACGTTCGGCCGGGCGCTGTAG
- a CDS encoding methionyl-tRNA formyltransferase: MRLVVAGTPQAAVPSLLALLASRHEVVAVLTRPDARAGRGRRQVASPVKQVALEHGVPVLQPRTLRDDEAVARLAELSPDACPVVGYGLLVPPAALAVPRLGWVNLHFSLLPAWRGAAPVQHAIMAGDDVTGATTFLLDEGLDTGPVLGRLTETVRPRDTAGDLLDRLAQAGAGLLVATLDALEDGTIVPEPQPADDVSLAPKITVEDARVDWTLPATAVDRRVRGCTPVPGAWTTFRGERLKLAPLTPLPPTPLPPTPLPPTPLPLTRDHAVPPPSDPGALAPGELRADRDAVLVGTGTGPVVLGDVQPAGRRPMPAADWARGVRPEPGERLT; encoded by the coding sequence GTGCGTCTCGTCGTCGCCGGCACCCCGCAGGCCGCCGTCCCGTCCCTGCTCGCCCTGCTCGCCTCCCGGCACGAGGTCGTCGCGGTCCTCACCCGACCGGACGCACGCGCCGGCCGGGGGCGCCGGCAGGTCGCCAGCCCGGTCAAGCAGGTCGCGCTCGAGCACGGCGTCCCGGTGCTGCAGCCGCGCACCCTGCGCGACGACGAGGCCGTCGCCCGGCTGGCCGAGCTGTCCCCGGACGCCTGCCCGGTCGTCGGCTACGGGCTGCTCGTCCCGCCGGCCGCGCTCGCCGTCCCGCGCCTGGGCTGGGTGAACCTGCACTTCTCCCTGCTGCCGGCCTGGCGGGGCGCCGCGCCCGTCCAGCACGCGATCATGGCGGGGGACGACGTCACCGGGGCCACGACGTTCCTGCTCGACGAGGGCCTCGACACCGGGCCGGTGCTCGGCCGGCTCACCGAGACGGTCCGGCCCCGGGACACCGCCGGGGACCTGCTCGACCGCCTCGCGCAGGCCGGCGCCGGGCTGCTCGTCGCGACGCTGGACGCCCTCGAGGACGGCACCATCGTGCCCGAGCCGCAACCCGCGGACGACGTCAGCCTGGCACCGAAGATCACCGTCGAGGACGCGCGGGTGGACTGGACGCTGCCGGCCACCGCCGTCGACCGCCGGGTCCGTGGGTGCACCCCCGTCCCCGGGGCCTGGACGACGTTCCGCGGCGAGCGCCTCAAGCTCGCCCCCCTCACCCCCCTGCCCCCCACCCCCCTGCCCCCCACCCCCCTGCCCCCCACCCCTCTACCCCTCACCCGTGATCATGCAGTTCCGCCACCCTCGGACCCGGGGGCCCTCGCCCCCGGCGAGCTGCGGGCCGACCGGGACGCCGTCCTCGTGGGGACCGGGACCGGTCCGGTCGTCCTCGGCGACGTCCAGCCCGCCGGCAGACGGCCGATGCCGGCGGCGGACTGGGCCCGCGGGGTGCGCCCCGAGCCGGGGGAGCGGCTGACGTGA
- a CDS encoding rRNA small subunit methyltransferase B: protein MGPRGAPRAGGAADVTGPGQGPGQRRGQRPGNRPGASPARRSVQRPAERARGTDPARRAAYDVLRAVAEDDAYANLVLPATLSRRRVRGRDAAFATELAYGALRGQGLYDAVLARCVDRPLDRLDPPVLDVLRLGAHQLLGMRVPTHAAVSESVALARSAVGAGAGGLVNAVLRRVAEQDLDAWVAQVAPDPATDRVGHLAVAHSHPAWVVRALRESLAVHGRDVAELPDLLAADNARPVVTLAARPGLASVEDLVALGARPGRWSPLAAVLPAGDPGALAPVRRGEARVQDEGSQLAALALLAADVDGRDAAWADLCAGPGGKAALLAAQGARRGATLTAVEVAPHRARLVEQALAGTPGRYEVRTGDGREVGADEPGRYDRVLVDAPCTGLGALRRRPEARWRRQPSDLATLGPLQRALLTSALDAVRPGGVVAYVTCTPHPAETVTVLDDVLRGRDDVTPEDTPALVRLAAGRDVPDLGNGPSAQLWPHLHGTDAMFVAVLRRR from the coding sequence CTGGGCCCGCGGGGTGCGCCCCGAGCCGGGGGAGCGGCTGACGTGACCGGCCCTGGCCAGGGCCCCGGCCAGCGTCGCGGTCAGCGCCCCGGCAACCGTCCCGGCGCCAGCCCGGCCCGCCGCTCGGTGCAGCGACCCGCCGAGCGCGCCAGGGGCACCGACCCGGCCCGCCGCGCCGCCTACGACGTGCTGCGGGCCGTGGCCGAGGACGACGCCTACGCCAACCTCGTGCTGCCGGCCACGCTCAGCCGGCGCCGGGTCCGCGGCCGGGACGCCGCGTTCGCCACCGAGCTGGCCTACGGCGCGCTGCGTGGCCAGGGCCTCTACGACGCCGTGCTGGCCCGCTGCGTCGACCGGCCGCTGGACCGCCTCGACCCGCCGGTGCTCGACGTGCTGCGCCTGGGTGCCCACCAGCTGCTCGGCATGCGGGTCCCCACGCACGCCGCCGTCAGCGAGTCCGTCGCCCTGGCCCGCTCCGCGGTCGGCGCGGGGGCCGGTGGCCTCGTCAACGCCGTCCTGCGCCGGGTCGCCGAGCAGGACCTCGACGCGTGGGTGGCGCAGGTCGCACCCGACCCGGCCACCGACCGGGTGGGCCACCTCGCCGTGGCGCACTCCCACCCCGCGTGGGTGGTCCGGGCGCTGCGGGAGTCCCTCGCCGTCCACGGCCGGGACGTCGCGGAGCTGCCCGACCTGCTCGCCGCCGACAACGCCCGCCCCGTCGTCACCCTCGCCGCCCGCCCCGGTCTGGCCAGCGTCGAGGACCTCGTCGCGCTCGGTGCCCGGCCCGGCCGGTGGTCCCCGCTGGCCGCCGTCCTCCCGGCCGGGGACCCCGGCGCGCTGGCGCCCGTCCGCCGCGGCGAGGCCCGGGTCCAGGACGAGGGCAGCCAGCTCGCCGCCCTCGCGCTGCTCGCCGCCGACGTCGACGGACGGGACGCCGCGTGGGCGGACCTGTGCGCCGGTCCCGGCGGCAAGGCGGCGCTGCTCGCCGCGCAGGGCGCCCGGCGCGGCGCCACCCTGACCGCCGTCGAGGTCGCCCCGCACCGGGCCCGGCTCGTCGAGCAGGCTCTGGCCGGCACCCCCGGCCGCTACGAGGTCCGCACCGGTGACGGCCGCGAGGTCGGCGCCGACGAGCCCGGCCGCTACGACCGGGTGCTCGTCGACGCCCCGTGCACCGGCCTGGGCGCGCTGCGGCGCCGGCCGGAGGCCCGCTGGCGCCGTCAGCCCTCCGACCTGGCCACCCTCGGCCCGCTGCAGCGGGCCCTGCTGACCAGCGCCCTGGACGCCGTCCGGCCGGGCGGGGTGGTCGCCTACGTCACCTGCACGCCGCACCCGGCCGAGACGGTCACGGTCCTGGACGACGTCCTGCGCGGCCGGGACGACGTCACCCCGGAGGACACCCCGGCCCTCGTCCGGCTCGCCGCCGGACGCGACGTCCCGGACCTCGGGAACGGGCCGTCGGCCCAGCTGTGGCCGCACCTGCACGGCACCGACGCGATGTTCGTCGCCGTCCTGCGCCGCCGGTAG
- the rpe gene encoding ribulose-phosphate 3-epimerase, whose protein sequence is MGVQISPSILSADFANLESELARVAGADWAHVDVMDGHFVPNLTLGLPVVERLVQVSPVPVDVHLMIEEPDRWAPGYAEAGAQNVTFHAESAAAPVRLARELRRAGARAGLALKPATPVEPFVDLLPEVDMLLVMTVEPGFGGQPFLDVCLPKVRRAREAVRAAGLDVWVQVDGGISPATIERAAEAGADVFVAGSAVYGAPDAAAAVEELRALAAAAC, encoded by the coding sequence GTGGGCGTCCAGATCTCCCCGAGCATCCTGTCGGCCGACTTCGCCAACCTGGAGTCCGAGCTGGCCCGCGTCGCCGGAGCCGACTGGGCCCACGTCGACGTCATGGACGGGCACTTCGTGCCGAACCTCACCCTCGGCCTGCCGGTCGTCGAGCGCCTCGTGCAGGTGAGCCCGGTCCCGGTCGACGTCCACCTCATGATCGAGGAGCCGGACCGGTGGGCGCCCGGGTACGCCGAGGCCGGCGCCCAGAACGTCACCTTCCACGCCGAGTCGGCTGCCGCGCCGGTCCGGCTGGCCCGCGAGCTGCGCCGGGCCGGTGCCCGCGCCGGCCTGGCGCTCAAGCCCGCGACTCCGGTCGAGCCGTTCGTGGACCTGCTGCCCGAGGTCGACATGCTGCTCGTGATGACCGTCGAGCCGGGTTTCGGCGGCCAGCCCTTCCTCGACGTGTGCCTGCCGAAGGTCCGCCGCGCGCGCGAGGCCGTGCGCGCCGCCGGGCTCGACGTGTGGGTGCAGGTGGACGGCGGGATCTCCCCGGCCACGATCGAGCGAGCCGCCGAGGCCGGCGCCGACGTGTTCGTCGCCGGCAGTGCTGTGTACGGGGCACCGGACGCCGCCGCCGCGGTCGAGGAGCTGCGGGCGCTGGCCGCCGCTGCCTGCTGA
- a CDS encoding phosphoribosyl-ATP diphosphatase produces the protein MKTFDDLFAELADKAQRRPAGSGTVAALDAGVHAIGKKVVEEAAEVWMAAEHESAERTAEEISQLLYHLQVLMLARGLSTTDVYRHL, from the coding sequence GTGAAGACCTTCGACGACCTGTTCGCCGAGCTGGCCGACAAGGCGCAGCGGCGACCGGCCGGGTCGGGCACCGTCGCCGCGCTGGACGCCGGCGTGCACGCCATCGGCAAGAAGGTCGTCGAGGAGGCTGCCGAGGTGTGGATGGCCGCTGAGCACGAGAGCGCCGAGCGCACCGCCGAGGAGATCTCCCAGCTGCTGTACCACCTGCAGGTGCTCATGCTGGCCCGCGGGCTCAGCACCACCGACGTCTACCGCCACCTGTGA
- a CDS encoding ATP phosphoribosyltransferase, which produces MLRIAVPNKGSLSEEAAGILREAGYAGRRDTRELVLLDADNGVEFFFLRPRDIAVYVGSGTLDVGITGRDLLLDSRADAEEVMPLAFGASTFRFAARPGTVESVEQIDGHRVATSYPGLLEDHLERLGVDAEVVHLDGAVETAVQLGVADVIADVVSTGTTLRTAGLQVFGDPILESEAVLVRRRDAASTPELDVLVRRLQGVLVARQYVMLDYDVRVELVEQACAITPGLESPTVSPLHDREWVAVRAMVPRARTNQVMDELYEMGARAILVTTIHACRI; this is translated from the coding sequence GTGCTCCGGATCGCCGTGCCCAACAAGGGATCCCTGTCCGAGGAGGCGGCCGGCATCCTGCGGGAGGCCGGCTACGCCGGCCGCCGCGACACCCGCGAGCTCGTCCTGCTCGACGCCGACAACGGCGTCGAGTTCTTCTTCCTGCGTCCGCGGGACATCGCCGTCTACGTGGGGTCGGGCACCCTGGACGTCGGCATCACCGGCCGGGACCTGCTGCTGGACTCCCGGGCGGACGCCGAGGAGGTCATGCCGCTGGCGTTCGGGGCCTCGACGTTCCGGTTCGCCGCCCGGCCGGGGACCGTGGAGTCCGTCGAGCAGATCGACGGTCACCGGGTGGCGACGAGCTACCCGGGCCTGCTCGAGGACCACCTGGAGCGGCTCGGGGTCGACGCCGAGGTCGTCCACCTCGACGGGGCCGTCGAGACCGCCGTCCAGCTCGGCGTCGCCGACGTCATCGCCGACGTCGTGTCGACCGGGACGACGCTGCGCACCGCCGGCCTGCAGGTGTTCGGCGACCCGATCCTGGAGTCCGAGGCGGTCCTGGTCCGGCGCCGGGACGCCGCCTCGACCCCCGAGCTGGACGTCCTCGTCCGCCGGCTGCAAGGGGTCCTCGTCGCCCGCCAGTACGTGATGCTCGACTACGACGTGCGCGTCGAGCTCGTGGAGCAGGCGTGCGCGATCACGCCCGGTCTGGAGTCCCCGACCGTGTCCCCGTTGCATGACCGTGAGTGGGTCGCGGTGCGGGCGATGGTGCCGAGGGCGCGGACGAACCAGGTGATGGACGAGCTGTACGAGATGGGCGCCCGCGCCATCCTCGTCACGACGATCCACGCATGCAGGATCTGA
- a CDS encoding PH domain-containing protein yields the protein MAEDLYRPFRPYRAPRVAYPVGVAWLALMLVLALFPPAPLGWLDRVGFVLVGVVVMWFLHRQASVAAVPSHDGLRVRNLFLTRELRWAEIVSVHFGGGAPWATLDLADTDTLSVMAVQRADGERSVAEARRLATLVARHTATDRDD from the coding sequence ATGGCCGAGGACCTGTACCGCCCGTTCCGCCCGTACCGGGCCCCACGCGTCGCCTACCCGGTGGGCGTGGCCTGGCTGGCGCTCATGCTCGTCCTGGCGCTGTTCCCGCCGGCGCCGCTCGGCTGGCTGGACCGGGTCGGCTTCGTCCTCGTCGGCGTCGTGGTGATGTGGTTCCTGCACCGCCAGGCCAGCGTGGCCGCCGTCCCCAGCCACGACGGCCTGCGGGTGCGCAACCTCTTCCTCACCCGGGAGCTGCGCTGGGCCGAGATCGTGTCGGTGCACTTCGGTGGCGGCGCGCCGTGGGCCACGCTCGACCTCGCCGACACCGACACGCTGTCGGTGATGGCGGTCCAGCGCGCGGACGGCGAGCGCAGCGTCGCCGAGGCCCGGCGGCTGGCGACCCTGGTCGCCCGGCACACCGCCACTGACCGCGACGACTGA
- a CDS encoding DUF3267 domain-containing protein has product MVTMPTDTHLPDTPPGYRLVSSLDLRADRRTAALIQGGFLVVAGVLVVSALALGVPLDTGWSTAVAAAVTVTACLGYMLVHELTHALALRLLTGVKPTVRVRLPYLATGSTALLTRRQAITVALAPVTLWGVVLPVLALFVPADFVLTVFVVVVLNLAGSSGDAVQAHAFTRLPPSARIRDDGATTCVFDRV; this is encoded by the coding sequence ATGGTCACCATGCCGACCGACACGCACCTGCCCGACACCCCGCCGGGCTACCGGTTGGTCTCGAGCCTCGATCTCCGGGCAGATCGTCGAACGGCGGCCCTGATCCAGGGCGGCTTCCTCGTCGTCGCCGGGGTGCTCGTCGTGTCGGCCCTGGCCCTGGGCGTGCCGCTGGACACCGGCTGGTCCACCGCCGTCGCGGCGGCCGTGACCGTCACGGCATGCCTGGGCTACATGCTGGTGCACGAGCTCACTCACGCACTGGCGCTGCGGCTGCTCACCGGGGTGAAACCGACGGTCCGGGTGCGGCTGCCGTACCTCGCCACCGGCAGCACGGCCCTGTTGACCCGCAGGCAGGCGATCACCGTCGCCCTGGCACCCGTCACGCTGTGGGGCGTGGTGCTGCCCGTCCTGGCGCTGTTCGTGCCGGCGGACTTCGTCCTCACCGTCTTCGTCGTCGTGGTGCTCAATCTCGCCGGTTCCTCCGGGGACGCGGTGCAGGCCCACGCGTTCACGAGGCTGCCGCCGTCAGCGCGGATCCGCGACGACGGCGCCACGACCTGCGTCTTCGACCGCGTCTGA
- a CDS encoding winged helix-turn-helix transcriptional regulator, with product MLTIASRLDVMNRLGRALADPTRSRIILTLLDRPAYPAELARDLDLTRSNVSNHLACLRDCGIVAAEPEGRKTRYEIADPHLTQALTALVDVTLAVDENAPCIDPACSVHGCDAAEAGA from the coding sequence ATGCTGACCATTGCTTCTCGCCTGGACGTGATGAACCGGTTGGGCCGCGCGCTGGCCGACCCGACCAGGTCCCGGATCATCCTGACGCTGCTCGACCGGCCGGCCTACCCGGCAGAGCTGGCCCGCGATCTGGACCTCACACGCTCCAACGTGTCCAATCATCTGGCGTGCCTGCGCGACTGCGGCATCGTTGCTGCCGAACCCGAGGGCCGCAAGACGCGCTACGAGATCGCCGATCCCCACCTGACGCAGGCGCTGACCGCCCTGGTTGACGTCACCCTCGCGGTTGACGAGAACGCCCCGTGCATCGATCCTGCCTGCTCGGTGCACGGATGCGACGCAGCAGAGGCGGGCGCGTGA
- a CDS encoding cadmium transporter: MILAAVLQAIGLFIATNIDDIIVLSLFFARGAGQRGTTTRILVGQYVGFACILGAAVLVTIGAGAFLPSAAIPYFGLIPLALGLWAAWQAWRGDDDDDDAKVTGTKVSAWTVAGVTFANGGDNIGVYVPVFLSVEPIAVVAYCLVFLALVAVLVVVAKFVATRPPIAEVLERWEHILFPIVLIGLGIVILVSGGAFGL, encoded by the coding sequence GTGATCCTGGCTGCGGTCCTGCAGGCAATCGGCCTGTTCATCGCGACCAACATCGACGACATCATCGTGCTCTCCTTGTTCTTCGCCCGCGGCGCGGGCCAACGCGGGACGACCACCCGCATCTTGGTCGGCCAGTACGTGGGGTTCGCCTGCATCCTCGGTGCCGCTGTGCTGGTGACTATCGGAGCCGGAGCATTCCTGCCCTCAGCAGCTATCCCGTACTTCGGGCTCATCCCCCTGGCCCTCGGTCTCTGGGCTGCATGGCAAGCCTGGCGCGGAGACGATGACGACGACGACGCCAAGGTCACGGGCACGAAGGTCAGCGCGTGGACCGTCGCAGGAGTCACCTTCGCCAACGGCGGAGACAACATCGGCGTCTATGTCCCCGTCTTCCTCAGCGTGGAACCCATCGCAGTGGTCGCCTACTGCCTCGTTTTCCTCGCGCTCGTCGCGGTCCTGGTCGTAGTCGCCAAGTTCGTTGCCACCCGGCCGCCGATCGCTGAAGTCCTCGAGCGCTGGGAACACATCCTGTTCCCCATCGTCCTGATCGGCCTCGGCATCGTCATCCTCGTCAGCGGAGGAGCGTTCGGTCTCTGA